The proteins below come from a single Serinus canaria isolate serCan28SL12 chromosome 6, serCan2020, whole genome shotgun sequence genomic window:
- the RPS24 gene encoding 40S ribosomal protein S24 isoform X2, with product MIGRVGERSFSLPVAAAEVAAMNDTVTIRTRKFMTNRLLQRKQMVIDVLHPGKATVPKTEIREKLAKMYKTTPDVIFVFGFRTHFGGGKTTGFGMIYDSLDYAKKNEPKHRLARHGLYEKKKTSRKQRKERKNRMKKVRGTAKANVGAGKK from the exons ATGATTGGCCGCGTGGGGGAACGTTCCTTTTCTCTTCCGGTCGCAGCAGCCGAGGTAGCAGCCATG AATGACACAGTGACCATCAGAACCAGGAAGTTCATGACTAACAGACTTCTGCAGCGCAAGCAGATG GTGATTGATGTTCTTCATCCTGGGAAGGCCACAGTCCCCAAAACAGAAATCAGGGAAAAGCTGGCAAAAATGTACAAGACAACCCCTGATGTAATTTTCGTCTTTGGCTTCAGAACTCACTTTGGTGGTGGCAAGACAACTGGTTTTGGCATGATCTATGATTCCCTGGACTATGCAAAGAAAAACGAACCAAAGCACAGGCTTGCCAGG cacGGCttgtatgaaaagaaaaagacttcCAGGAAGCAGCGAAAAGAGCGTAAGAACAGAATGAAGAAAGTCAGGGGCACAGCCAAGGCAAATGTTGGTGCTGGCAAGAAG taa
- the RPS24 gene encoding 40S ribosomal protein S24 isoform X1, translated as MIGRVGERSFSLPVAAAEVAAMNDTVTIRTRKFMTNRLLQRKQMVIDVLHPGKATVPKTEIREKLAKMYKTTPDVIFVFGFRTHFGGGKTTGFGMIYDSLDYAKKNEPKHRLARHGLYEKKKTSRKQRKERKNRMKKVRGTAKANVGAGKKK; from the exons ATGATTGGCCGCGTGGGGGAACGTTCCTTTTCTCTTCCGGTCGCAGCAGCCGAGGTAGCAGCCATG AATGACACAGTGACCATCAGAACCAGGAAGTTCATGACTAACAGACTTCTGCAGCGCAAGCAGATG GTGATTGATGTTCTTCATCCTGGGAAGGCCACAGTCCCCAAAACAGAAATCAGGGAAAAGCTGGCAAAAATGTACAAGACAACCCCTGATGTAATTTTCGTCTTTGGCTTCAGAACTCACTTTGGTGGTGGCAAGACAACTGGTTTTGGCATGATCTATGATTCCCTGGACTATGCAAAGAAAAACGAACCAAAGCACAGGCTTGCCAGG cacGGCttgtatgaaaagaaaaagacttcCAGGAAGCAGCGAAAAGAGCGTAAGAACAGAATGAAGAAAGTCAGGGGCACAGCCAAGGCAAATGTTGGTGCTGGCAAGAAG AAATGA